In Flavobacterium sp. GSB-24, the genomic window GTTTTGTAAATCCGAATTTCTCGTATAAAAAGTGAGCGTCAGTTGTGGCTAATCTCCAAATTTTGACATTTTGAAGTTGAGGTTCCTTCATCATCGTTTCAATTAAGATCGACGAATATCCTTTTCCACGATGTTCTTCGGTTATAAAAACGTCCATTAAATAAGCAAATACCGCGTAATCGGTAATTACTCTTGCAAAACCAATTTGTTTGTCATCTAAATAGATTCCAAAACAAACCGAAGCATCAATTGTAGTCTGCACTTCTTCAATAGTCCGTCCTGCAGCCCAATAAATGTCTTTTAAAAAGTTTTGTATAAACGGAACGTCGAGTTTGGTTTTATCAGTAGATACGCTAATCATAGTTTATTGTTTTTCTTGCCACGAATTTCACGAATTTTCACGAATTAATTTTTTCACTTCAAGCATGTAAAAATTAGTGGGAATTAGTGTAATTGCTTCGCCAATTCGCTTTCGCTCGGGTCGTGGCAAACTTTTTAAATCTTATATAAAATTGGTTTTGATGGACTTGCGTCATTTTCAAACGAAGCGATTTGAAGATTTAGTATATAATTTCCATCTTCAATTTCGTCTGGAACATAAATCATTTCGGTAATTGTCGCATTTAACCGTGCATCAGAATTAAGATTATGAGTGTCTTTTACATTCCAAAATGCTTTGTGAGCCAATAATTTGCCTTCGTCATGTTCTTTATCAACGCTTGGTAAATCAATCAATAAATGTTGAATTTCGCTTTCGCGGATGAAAGTGGCAGCTTCTACAGACAAATAAGGCGGATTTGTATTCGAATATTTTCTTGATTTTTTTTCTTTTTGATTGGGAAGTGTTCTAATAATCAAAGCCTCGAACGATGTCACATTGAGCGAAGTCGAAATGCTTTCCTTCGTAATCACAAAATCATCTCCAATTTTTTCAGGCTGAACCGTAATCAATTTAGCAAAAAAGAAAAACTGTTTTAGCGATTGATTAATGCTGTAAAAATCATTTGTAATATGTCCTAAACATTCTGTGTGCGTACCATGTCCATGAGGGTTGAAGAATATATTATTAAAATTTGTAGATGATTTTCCTTCCGAAACTTTTCCGATCCAATCGCCGAAAACTACAGGTTCAATAACTGGTTTTTCGATATACCAGGCAATTGGGTTTTCGTCTGTATTGGTTAAAGGAATTGAGATATCAATGGGTTTTGATAAGTCGATTTGATATTTATTGTCTAAAAATGCTAGCATAATGGAACACGGATTTTACGGATATTCTAACGCAGATTTTACAGATTGATCAGCGTTGCTTGCATCCGTTTTATCAGCGTCCAAATTTTATTCTTCCAAATTTAGATAAAATAAATCTGAAGCAATTCCATCTGTTAAAAATTTTCCTTTTGGAGTTGGTTTTAGAATGTTGTTTTCAATGGAAAGCAAATCATCGTTTAAGAATTTTTCAGATTGTTTTTTCAGATAATTCAAATATTCCAAACCGAATTCATTTTCAATTCTTTCTAAAGAAACGCCCCAAATCGTTCTTAAGCCAGTCATAATATATTCGTTATAGCGATCTGAAATAGTCAGAATTTCTGTTTCGATCGGAAGTTCGTTATTTTGAATCGCTTTCAAATACAATGAATTATTCGCAATATTCCAGCCTCTTTTTTCGCCGTCATAACTATGCGCCGAAGGCCCGATTCCAATATATTTTTTTCCTAACCAATAGGCCGAATTGTTTTTGGAGAAATAATTCTCTTTCCCAAAATTCGATAATTCGTAATGGATAAACCCATTCTTTTGAAGCATTTCAACCAAAATCATAAAATGATTTGAAGCGGCTTCATCTTGCGGTTCAGCGATTTTTCCAGTCTGAATTAATTTGCTCAAGGCTGTTTTGGGTTCAACTGTTAATGCATAACTCGAAATATGCGGAATGCCAAAACTCAAAGCCGTTTCGATATTCTGTTTCCACATTTCGTCGCTCATTCCTGGAATTCCGTAAATTAAATCGAGTGAAATATTATCAAAATATTTTGTCGCTTCTTGTAAACATTTTATGGCTTCCACCGAATTATGAGCGCGGTTCATCATCTTCAAATCTTCTTCATAAAAAGACTGAATACCAATGCTTAATCGATTTATAGGGCTTTTAGATAATTCAAAAATTCGCTCTGCAGACAAATCATCGGGATTAGCTTCAAGTGTAATTTCTGGATTATCTGAGACTTTATAGTTTTTATAAACTTCTAAAATTAAAAAATTGATTTCGTCATTGGTCAAAACAGAAGGAGTTCCACCTCCAAAATATATTGTCTCTACTCCTGAGAATTCGGGATCGTTCTCAAACTCATTTTTACGCATGACAATTTCTTTGGCCAAAGCCAAAACCATTTCATCTTTCTTTTTCATTGAAGTCGAAAAATGAAAGTCACAATAATGACAAGCCTGTTTGCAAAAAGGAATATGGATGTAGATACCGCTCATTTTTTTTAATTAGATAATGTGCCAATTTGATAATTAGATAATGAAAATTAGGTTCGAAGAAATTATCTAATTATCTCATTTTCTAATTTTGTCCTCATTTTGTTTCACAAAAGCATCCCAGCCCGAATAACTTTTTCCTGCTACGACTTTTCCTGAATTAAAGTGATGACAAACTGCCGCTGCCAAACCGTCGGTTGAATCGAGATTTTTGGGTAATTCTTTTAATCCTAAAAGCTGTTGGAGCATTTTCGCAACCTGTTCTTTGCTGGCATTTCCGTTTCCGGTAATCGCCATCTTTATCTTTTTAGGTTCATATTCCGTGATCGGAATATCTCTTGAAAGGCCTGCTGCCATGGCAACGCCTTGTGCGCGTCCAAGCTTTAACATCGATTGTACATTTTTACCAAAAAAAGGCGCTTCAATCGCAATTTCGTCAGGATGATGCGTTTCGATTAATTCGATGGTTCTTTCAAAAATGATTTTTAGTTTTTGGTAATGATTGTCATATTTGGACAATTGCAATTCGTTTAACTGCAAAAATTCCATTTTTTTATTGATGACTCTAATTAATCCAAAACCCATAATTGTGGTTCCAGGGTCAATTCCTAATATGATGCGTTCTTTTGTCATTTTTTGTTGGTTGCACAAAGTTTCGCCAAGTTGCCACAGAGATTCACAAAGTTTTTATTTTCTCCATGTATCTTTGTGATTTCTTCGCGAATCTTTGTGAAATAGCTTTACTTTTGCGGCATGATTTCAATTCCTCACAAAGCTAAGCAATTCCTAGTTCTTCTAATCAAACTTTTGATTGTTGGCGGTGCATTTTATTTTATTTACAATCAGCTGGCCAACAACGACAAATTGGACTGGAATAAGTTCATTGTTTTATTTCGAAAAAATCAGTCGGTTTTAGGCATTTCGTTTATATTACTTTTGAGTGTTTTGAATCGCTATTTTGAGATTCTAAAATGGCAGAATCTCGCCAAAGCAATTTATCAAATCTCGGTTTACGAAGCCACTAAGCAGGTTTTAGCCGCTTTAACGGCAGGAATCTTTACACCAAACGGAGTGGGAGAGTACGCTGGAAAAGCTTTGTATTATCCAAAATCGGAAGCTAAAAAAGTTGTTTTTCTAAACTTAATCTGCAACGGAATCCAAATGATTTTAACGATCATTTTTGGAATTTTTGGCTTACTTTATTTCAATGCACAGTTTAATGTTATTACAACCAAAACAGTCTTAATCTTGTTCGGAGGATTTCTGCTAATTCTGATTATTTTATTTTCAATCAAAAAAATAAAAGTCAAAGGATATTCAATTGAAAAACTAATTCATAAAATCAACGAAATTCCGAAGCCTATTCATAGAAAAAACATTTTTTTAGGCATTTTAAGATATTTGGTTTTTTCGCACCAATATTACTTTTTGTTTTTAGCTTTTGATGTCGATCTGCCTTATTTAACTTTAATGGCAGCAATTACATCAGTATACTTTTTAGCTTCATCATTACCGACATTTCAGTTTCTAGATTTTGCAGTTAAAGGAAGCGTCGCTATTTATTTTTTCGGAATTCTTGGCGTTAACGAATGGATTGTCATTTTTATAAGCACTTTGATGTGGTTTTTAAATGTTGTATTACCAGTATTTTTAGGGAGTTATTTTGTGCTGAATTTTAAAACCAAAACAGCAGCATGATTTTTGCTTTGTTTGCCATATTAGCTATTTACATTGTAAACATTAGTTTGCTAATTTATGGTTTTTTCAAAGTCAAAAAATATCAAAAAAAAGATTTAAAGCCACAGACAAGTTTTACCATAATAGTTCCGTTTCGAAATGAAGAAGAAAACCTGCCAAAGCTTTTAAATAGCTTTTCGACACTAAATTATCCAACAGATTTATTTGAAGTAATTTTAGTCGATGATAATTCGAGAGAGAAATTTCAAGTCTCACATTTCACATTTCACATTTCACAAATAGACAATATTCGAGTTTCAAAATCGCCCAAAAAAGATGCTATTACGACTGCAATGCAATACGTAAAAAACAATTGGGTAATTACCACAGATGCTGATTGTCTTGTTCCAGAAAACTGGCTTTTAACTTTTGATAATTATATTCAGGAAAATAAAGTTTCGATGCTGGCGGGAGCAGTAACGTATGAATGTGGAGATTCATTTCTGCATCATTTTCAGCAATTAGATTTGACAAGTTTACAAGGCGCAACAATTGGAAGTTTTGGTTTGAACAAAGGTTTTATGTGTAACGGAGCTAATTTTGCGTACACCAAATCATTGTTTGAAAGTTTAAATGGTTTTACTGGAAATGAGACTATTGCAAGTGGAGATGATGTCTTTTTACTGCAAAAAGCAATTGAAAAATTTCCAAATGAAGTTCATTACTTAAAAGCTCAAGAAGCCATTGTAACTACAAAACCAACAGAAAGCTGGAAAGCATTATTTCATCAAAGAGTGCGCTGGGCGGCCAAAACGAGTTCGTATAAAAGTAGCTATGGGAAATTTATGGGATACGTTGTTTTCTTTGGAAATTTGAGTTTTGTAATTGCTTTTTTGTTACTTCTCTTCCAAATTTTAAATTATCCGTTTTTTGTTTTATTTGCTTTTTTAAAGTTTATGGTTGATTTTGTTTTGCTTTCAAAAACAAATCAGTTTTTAAAGAATACAAGGCTTAAAAGCTTTTTATTGAGTAGTTTGTTTTATCCTTTTTTTAGTACAAGTGTAGCTTTGTATAGCTTATTTGGTTCGTACGAATGGAAAGACAGGCGCTTTATGAAATAACTTTATATAAAAGGGTAAAACTATTCCTTTGCTTTCAAAATTACAGGCAGAATAAATTGTGTTTTTACAGGAATGCCTCGTTTTATAGCTGGATTTACTTTTGGAAAATCAACAAGACGCGCATGCAGAATACTGTCAATTTTTATAGTATCATAGGCAACAGAATCTTTAGGAAACTGAGGCTCAAACTTCATAGTTGCATTTGGAAAAATTGTTACTTTTACTTCAATAGTGTCCAATTCTGGGTACATAATCGATAAAGTATCAACATTAAGTTTTTCTTCAATAAGATCAGACATTACATCAAAAAAGCACTGCTGGCGAAGTTTTTTATCGGCTATTTTTTCACAGTTTGAGACAGATGGGTATTCGTCTACTTCTTTCCAGTTGATCGATTTCAATTCTTTTTGAAGTAATTCTTTTTCAGACGGAACCTGCTTCTCAAAATATTGACAAGAATTAAAGATAATACAGATGAAAAAAAGTGAAAACGGCCTCAAGATTTTAATGTTGAATGAATAAACAAAAATACAATTATTTTTTTTAGAGATTCTTTCAATTACGCGGAATCTTCATATTTTAAAGGTACAATTTTAAAGTTTGTATAGCAAAAAATAAAGTAGTAATTTGTAAGAACAAATTTATCAAAACTATATGGATTTACTTTTAGTTACACTAGGTTTTATATGCATGATTGTTGGCATTTTTGGCAGTTTTCTTCCTGTTTTGCCTGGGTTGTCAAGCTGCTGGGTGGGTTTGCTTTTGCTATATCTAACCAAAGCAGTAGAAAATAATTATTGGGTTTTAGGAATAACTTTTGTTTTAATGGTAATCATAACAATATTAGATTACGTAATCCCATCGCAGGGGACAAAAAAGTTCGGCGGAAGTTCGTATGGAATATGGGGGACAAATATTGGTTTAATTATCGGAATTTTGGCGCCAATTCCTTTTGGATTTATCATCGGACCTTTTTTGGGAGCACTTGTCGGAGAATTGTTATACGACTCACAAAATCATAAACGGGCACTAAAAGCGGCAACAGGTTCCTTGCTTGGGTTTCTTGCTTCGAGCTTTATTAATTTTATGTTTTGTGTAGTCTATTTGGGCATTTTTTTAAGCGTAATGTGGAAATATCGAAACATTTTGTTTTAATTATATAACATTTCTTTATCTTATACGTTGTCTTTTATAAAAACATCAAAATTTTCTTAACTTTTTTATCTTTTGTGTTTGAGTTCTAAAGGGTTGTGTTTACAGGTGTTTACGCATTTTTTATGTTAACATGAGGTTATTATCTATGTAAATTTTTAACTTATTTTTTGGAAATGTTAATTTATTTTATATTTTTATCACAATAAACGATAAAAAGCCTCACTTTATCGGTTATTTTGAACAAATTTAAATAATGTTTCTTTAATAAGTTAACGCGTATGACCCCAAACCTACAAATTGAACTTAGACGTTTTATTTCATCTAATGTTGTCTCCAAGTTGAACAAGTTTTATTTTGAAAATGATGCCCTTTTAATAAAAGGAATTGATGTCTCGATCGGTACAATTTTAATGGGACTCTACAACAAAGCCGAAGAATCTGATTTTTATTCTGAAATAGCCTCGATGATAAAAGAAGATTCAACTTTTTACCAAGAAATTGACTTTAACGCAGGTAGAATTTTATCAGTTGATGATTGTTACCGTTTAGAAGGAAATTCATTACTTAAAGAATTGTTCTCGAATAAAAAAGGAAGAATTTCAGAAATGGTTTCAAACGAAGTCGGTATTAAAAGCGAAACAGCCAGAGAAATACTTAACTTTTCAGCACTGCTTGTAGTTTCCTACTTAAGAAATAATCTTCAATTACTAGAAAGTTTAAAATTACTTCTCGAAGACCAAAAAAGAGACATTTTAAATAGTATTCCTCCTGGAATCAAAATCATACTCGGTTTTTCATCTTACGAAACAGTAGAAGATAAAAACCAATCTATCGGAAGATCAATTTTTACCCTTTTCGGACATAATTTCTTTAGTTTCTAAAATAAAAAAATCCCATTTTCAAAGAAAACAGGATTCATTATAACAAAATTTGAAAAACTATTTAGCGTTTTTCAAATTGATGATCTCTTGGTCAGTCAAAAAGCGCCAGTTTCCTCTAGGAAGATTCTTTTTGGTCAAACCAGCAAATGCAACACGATCAATTCGTAAAACATTATATTCAAAAGACTCAAAAATAGAACGCACCACTTTTACATTCGAAGTACGAAGTTTAAGGCCGATTTCACTTTTGGGCTCATTATCAATATAGCTAATTTCCTCAACAAAAACGCGGTGTCCGTCAAGAACCAAACCTTTGCTGATTTTTTCAAGATCCTCAAACTTTAAGTTTTTGTCTAAAGAAACCTGATAAATTTTAGACGATTTTTGATTTGGTAAAGTAAACTTACGGATCATATCTGTATCGTTTGTAAATACCAATAAACCAGTCGTATTTTTATCCATTCTTCCAATTGGAGCAATTTTTGCATTTGTAGAACCACGAACAAGTTCTAGAACGTTACGATATTCTTGACCTTCATCCAGAGCTGTCGTAAAGTTTTTAGGCTTATTTAATAAAATATATTCTTTCTTTTCAGGAGTCAAAGTAACACCGTCAAAGTTTACTACATCATTCAATTTTACCAAATATCCCATTTCAGTTACTGGAACACCGTTTACTTTAACGTTTCCAGACTGAATATAAATGTCAGCATCACGACGCGAACAAATACCAGAGTTCGAGATGTATTTGTTTAAACGAATTTCATCTGAAGCCTTTTGTCTTTTCGGAGCCTGATTTTGTTTTTTTACTTTTTCTTCCGCAGCAGCATTAGCGGCTTTAACCTCCGGTTTCACTTTTTTCGGCCCTTGCGCACGTTTCGCCATAGGAGGTTTTGGCTTACTAGAGTTTGATCTTGAGCTGTTTGGTCTAGATCCGCCTCTTTTATTATTGCCTTCCTTGTTGTTCATAAAATCATTAATTTGTGCAAAGATAGTTTTTTCCTGCTAATAAATCTTAAGTTCAATGTTCTTAGATTAATAGCAATAAATTTTAAGAAGTAAGGAGCATCACAATTGGCTTTTTTTCAGGCATTATTTCCCGCTTTCCGTTCCAATTTTTTATTTTTTAAAGAAAAAAATAAAAAGATTTCCACTTCAATCGGGGCTAGATTTCAAACAATTGGCTTCTTTTAAATATTTTGGAGTAAGTTATTGCACAAAGGTTCACAAAGTTTACACAAAGCAACCCCAAAAAATCTTCGTGAATCTCTGCGAAACTCTTGGTGTATCTCAGTGGAATAAAAAAATTAATAATTAGAAATCAATTCACGCCCATGCCATAAAACGCTCGGATTGATCAAAACAATGCAGAAAACACCCGAAACGATTAAGAATTTCAAAACATTATGAAGCATTAAAAACTGCTCCTTAGAATTCGATTTCCATAAATAAATCAAGAAAAAAAGCAAAACCCCAAAGCAGGCATAAAAGTAAATATCCATATAACCCACATCGTAAATATTTATTAAAACATAAACAGGTAAAATGGTTAAAATCGTTAAAGCAGTAATAACTTGTTTAGAGATTTTTTCACCATACAAAACAGGAATTGTTCTATAATCCGTTACCAAATCACCTTTTAAGTTTTCCAAATCTTTAATCATTTCTCGAATCAGCAAAAGTAAAAACAAGAAAACTGCATGTGCCGAAATTACCACAAAATGACTCATATGATTTTCAATTTCTTCAAACGAAATTTTATTGTAGAAATACAGTAATATGGCAAAAAACGGAGTAACAGCCAGCAGTGCAGACATTAAATTCCCGATAATTGGATATTTTTTTATTTTATGAGAATAAAACCAAATCAGGAAAATATAACCCGAGAAGAACAAAAATGCTCTCCAAGAAACAATAAAAGCCATTAAAACAGCAAGAAAATTCAAAGAAAAATAAACCGATAATTTAGTTTTTTGACTCACTAATCTGTCCAGCATTGATTTGTTGGGACGATTAATTAAATCTTTCTGGCTGTCGTAAAAATTATTGATAATATAACCCGAAGCAATCGTAATCGCCGAAGCAAAAACAATTAGAAATAAATGGAAATCAAGAAGAATATCCAGCGCCCTAATTTCTGGTGCCAAAATAAAAATAGCCGATAGATATTGCGCTAAAACTATAATTGGAATATTGTAACCCCTAACTACAGAAAACAGACTAACAATTTTCATTACTAAAAGTTTGTGCTGTCTGCTTAACATATAAAATAGTTTGTAAAGGTTTAGATAAGGGAAGTTAAAGGATATTTTTGATTATAAAAATTTACAGTTTGTTTTTTAACAATTCTTTAGAGCCATAGCCTAATTTTCTGATGCATGCCAGTGCTTCTTTTTGCGAAATCTCAACGTTTTTGATGTCTTTTTTCTCAACAAAAACAACAGAGCCACTCCACGGATTTGGAGCATCGGGTATAAAAACAGTAAAACTATTTTCGTCTATTTGTTCTATCAAAAATGCAAATTGCCAGCCGGCATCTGTAGGAACAAGAATTACTTTTAAATCTTGATTAGATTCAATTCCCATAATGTTTTCATTCATATTTTTCATAAATGAATATCCGGGAACAAAACTTAAAATTCCGTTTTCTAATTTCTTAATCAGTTTTTTAGCTTTGGCAGTTCTTGACAATAAACCTGCAGCGAAACAAAAAACGATTATAATTATTATTCCAACAAGTTCTTGCAGTGCAATTCCTAAAACATGTACTCTCGGTAGATTTTTTACAAGCGGAAGAGTGACTTTTTGAATAATGCCATATCCTTTTTCAAGAATAATAAACAGTACGACTAAAGGTGCTAAAAACAGAATTCCTCCTAAAAAAGTTGCTTTGAATATTTTTAAAATACTTTTCATAATAAATAACTTTTTAGGATGAAAACTTATGAAAATCTACTCAAATAACTTCGGTTTTAAAGAGTTAAAACTGATAAACAACTTCTAATTTATAGTCTTTTAAAGATGCTTTTGCACGTTCCAAATCTTCTGTAAAACCAAGAATGTAACCGCCGCCGCCAGAACCACAAAGTTTTAAGTAATAATCGTTTGTGTCAATTCCGTGCTGCCAGATTCCATGAAACTGTTCTGGAATCATTGGTTTAAAGTGATTTAAAACAACTTTAGAAAGTTTTTTAGTATTGGTAAACAAAGACTTCATATCGCCATGCAGGAAGTTTTCTACACAGGCATCAGTATATTTAACAAATTGATTTTTTAGCATTGCACGGAAACCTTTGTCTTTTAGGTTTTCCATGAAAATGTTAACCATAGGAGCTGTTTCGCCTACTATTCCAGAGTCTAATAAAAAGACAGCACCTTTCCCGTCAAAACTTTGAGTCGGAATGCCGGTTGCTTCAATATTATCTTTAGAATTAATTAAAATCGGAATGCTCAAATAGCTGTTTAACGGATCTAAACCAGAACTTTTTCCGTGGAAAAAGCTCTCCATTTGAGAGAAGACATTTTTTAGATGTAATAGTTTTTCTCGTGTTAAGTTTTCTAAAACTGTGATTTTGTTGGTAGCATATTTATCATAAATAGCAGCAACAAGTGCACCGCTGCTTCCAACCCCGTATCCCTGCGGAATGCTAGAATCGAAATACATACCAGTTTCAACATCATTTTTTAAAGTTTCCAGATCAAAAGTAACCAATTCTGGTTGTTGTGTCTGTAAAACTTCCAGATAAGCAGTGAAGCTTTGTAAACTTTTGTTTGATGCAATAGCTTCTGCAGAAGGCTCCTCAGACTTCTTTAAGGCGCCATTGTAAAAATTATAAGGAATAGAAAGTCCCTTAGAGTCGCGGATGATTCCGTATTCTCCAAAGAGTAATATTTTTGAGTAAAATAATGGTCCTTTCATGATTTATTTTATGTCTTTTTTTATTTTATTTGGGTTTTGTCGTGTGTCAAAAAATGCAATTATTTCAACTCTTTTTGTGTTGAATTTATAATAGATTGTTGTTTGTTTTGACAAGACGCATTTGTGATAGTTTTTATTTAGTCCTGATTTAGGAAAAATTTCAGGTTCTATTTGTATTAGATAAATTGCTTTGTCCAGCTTTGATATAAATTTA contains:
- a CDS encoding GNAT family N-acetyltransferase, whose protein sequence is MISVSTDKTKLDVPFIQNFLKDIYWAAGRTIEEVQTTIDASVCFGIYLDDKQIGFARVITDYAVFAYLMDVFITEEHRGKGYSSILIETMMKEPQLQNVKIWRLATTDAHFLYEKFGFTKLNHPEKMMEKIV
- a CDS encoding cyclase family protein, encoding MLAFLDNKYQIDLSKPIDISIPLTNTDENPIAWYIEKPVIEPVVFGDWIGKVSEGKSSTNFNNIFFNPHGHGTHTECLGHITNDFYSINQSLKQFFFFAKLITVQPEKIGDDFVITKESISTSLNVTSFEALIIRTLPNQKEKKSRKYSNTNPPYLSVEAATFIRESEIQHLLIDLPSVDKEHDEGKLLAHKAFWNVKDTHNLNSDARLNATITEMIYVPDEIEDGNYILNLQIASFENDASPSKPILYKI
- the hemW gene encoding radical SAM family heme chaperone HemW, which gives rise to MSGIYIHIPFCKQACHYCDFHFSTSMKKKDEMVLALAKEIVMRKNEFENDPEFSGVETIYFGGGTPSVLTNDEINFLILEVYKNYKVSDNPEITLEANPDDLSAERIFELSKSPINRLSIGIQSFYEEDLKMMNRAHNSVEAIKCLQEATKYFDNISLDLIYGIPGMSDEMWKQNIETALSFGIPHISSYALTVEPKTALSKLIQTGKIAEPQDEAASNHFMILVEMLQKNGFIHYELSNFGKENYFSKNNSAYWLGKKYIGIGPSAHSYDGEKRGWNIANNSLYLKAIQNNELPIETEILTISDRYNEYIMTGLRTIWGVSLERIENEFGLEYLNYLKKQSEKFLNDDLLSIENNILKPTPKGKFLTDGIASDLFYLNLEE
- the ruvC gene encoding crossover junction endodeoxyribonuclease RuvC, translated to MTKERIILGIDPGTTIMGFGLIRVINKKMEFLQLNELQLSKYDNHYQKLKIIFERTIELIETHHPDEIAIEAPFFGKNVQSMLKLGRAQGVAMAAGLSRDIPITEYEPKKIKMAITGNGNASKEQVAKMLQQLLGLKELPKNLDSTDGLAAAVCHHFNSGKVVAGKSYSGWDAFVKQNEDKIRK
- a CDS encoding lysylphosphatidylglycerol synthase domain-containing protein, encoding MISIPHKAKQFLVLLIKLLIVGGAFYFIYNQLANNDKLDWNKFIVLFRKNQSVLGISFILLLSVLNRYFEILKWQNLAKAIYQISVYEATKQVLAALTAGIFTPNGVGEYAGKALYYPKSEAKKVVFLNLICNGIQMILTIIFGIFGLLYFNAQFNVITTKTVLILFGGFLLILIILFSIKKIKVKGYSIEKLIHKINEIPKPIHRKNIFLGILRYLVFSHQYYFLFLAFDVDLPYLTLMAAITSVYFLASSLPTFQFLDFAVKGSVAIYFFGILGVNEWIVIFISTLMWFLNVVLPVFLGSYFVLNFKTKTAA
- a CDS encoding glycosyltransferase translates to MIFALFAILAIYIVNISLLIYGFFKVKKYQKKDLKPQTSFTIIVPFRNEEENLPKLLNSFSTLNYPTDLFEVILVDDNSREKFQVSHFTFHISQIDNIRVSKSPKKDAITTAMQYVKNNWVITTDADCLVPENWLLTFDNYIQENKVSMLAGAVTYECGDSFLHHFQQLDLTSLQGATIGSFGLNKGFMCNGANFAYTKSLFESLNGFTGNETIASGDDVFLLQKAIEKFPNEVHYLKAQEAIVTTKPTESWKALFHQRVRWAAKTSSYKSSYGKFMGYVVFFGNLSFVIAFLLLLFQILNYPFFVLFAFLKFMVDFVLLSKTNQFLKNTRLKSFLLSSLFYPFFSTSVALYSLFGSYEWKDRRFMK
- a CDS encoding DUF456 domain-containing protein, which gives rise to MDLLLVTLGFICMIVGIFGSFLPVLPGLSSCWVGLLLLYLTKAVENNYWVLGITFVLMVIITILDYVIPSQGTKKFGGSSYGIWGTNIGLIIGILAPIPFGFIIGPFLGALVGELLYDSQNHKRALKAATGSLLGFLASSFINFMFCVVYLGIFLSVMWKYRNILF
- a CDS encoding DUF937 domain-containing protein, coding for MTPNLQIELRRFISSNVVSKLNKFYFENDALLIKGIDVSIGTILMGLYNKAEESDFYSEIASMIKEDSTFYQEIDFNAGRILSVDDCYRLEGNSLLKELFSNKKGRISEMVSNEVGIKSETAREILNFSALLVVSYLRNNLQLLESLKLLLEDQKRDILNSIPPGIKIILGFSSYETVEDKNQSIGRSIFTLFGHNFFSF
- a CDS encoding pseudouridine synthase; its protein translation is MNNKEGNNKRGGSRPNSSRSNSSKPKPPMAKRAQGPKKVKPEVKAANAAAEEKVKKQNQAPKRQKASDEIRLNKYISNSGICSRRDADIYIQSGNVKVNGVPVTEMGYLVKLNDVVNFDGVTLTPEKKEYILLNKPKNFTTALDEGQEYRNVLELVRGSTNAKIAPIGRMDKNTTGLLVFTNDTDMIRKFTLPNQKSSKIYQVSLDKNLKFEDLEKISKGLVLDGHRVFVEEISYIDNEPKSEIGLKLRTSNVKVVRSIFESFEYNVLRIDRVAFAGLTKKNLPRGNWRFLTDQEIINLKNAK
- a CDS encoding geranylgeranylglycerol-phosphate geranylgeranyltransferase, with the translated sequence MLSRQHKLLVMKIVSLFSVVRGYNIPIIVLAQYLSAIFILAPEIRALDILLDFHLFLIVFASAITIASGYIINNFYDSQKDLINRPNKSMLDRLVSQKTKLSVYFSLNFLAVLMAFIVSWRAFLFFSGYIFLIWFYSHKIKKYPIIGNLMSALLAVTPFFAILLYFYNKISFEEIENHMSHFVVISAHAVFLFLLLLIREMIKDLENLKGDLVTDYRTIPVLYGEKISKQVITALTILTILPVYVLINIYDVGYMDIYFYACFGVLLFFLIYLWKSNSKEQFLMLHNVLKFLIVSGVFCIVLINPSVLWHGRELISNY
- a CDS encoding DUF502 domain-containing protein, coding for MKSILKIFKATFLGGILFLAPLVVLFIILEKGYGIIQKVTLPLVKNLPRVHVLGIALQELVGIIIIIVFCFAAGLLSRTAKAKKLIKKLENGILSFVPGYSFMKNMNENIMGIESNQDLKVILVPTDAGWQFAFLIEQIDENSFTVFIPDAPNPWSGSVVFVEKKDIKNVEISQKEALACIRKLGYGSKELLKNKL
- a CDS encoding type II toxin-antitoxin system RelE/ParE family toxin; amino-acid sequence: MKRTIIFSKNAEKSLLELFEYLEIKWSKKVKDKFISKLDKAIYLIQIEPEIFPKSGLNKNYHKCVLSKQTTIYYKFNTKRVEIIAFFDTRQNPNKIKKDIK